The nucleotide window GCTTGCACTCGAAGTGGTGTCCCTCTACGACAGCATGAAGATAATGGCAGTAACCGATGGATTAACAGGTCTTTATAATCATCGGGAATTCTACCAGTCATTGCGCAGGGAACTCGAGCGTGCCCGCAGGTACCGGCACACCCTATCGCTTCTGATGATCGACGTGGACGATTTCAAGAACTTCAACGATCGGTTCGGCCATCCGGCCGGCGACTTCGCCCTTCGGAACATCTCTGAACTTCTACGGAAGTGCGCCCGGACCACGGATATCATTGCGCGTTACGGGGGGGAGGAGTTCGCGGTCATCCTTCCCGAATCGACCCCTGGGGGGGCGCTGATGGTCGCCGAGAGGATCAAGACGGAAGTCGCCGAACACAACTTCATCCCAAACGCGAGCGATCCAGTGCATCTAACCGTAAGCATAGGGGTTTACAGCTCGGAAAGAGGGGATGTCTCCGAGGATCAGATGGTGTCGCTTGCCGACGAGGCTTCCTACGCCGCCAAGAAGTCGGGAAAGAATCGGGTCGTCGTGAAGGCGCCCACCTAATGGGCGTCGAGAGGGAATTCGATCAACGTTTCAAGACGGCGGTCGAGAAGAACTTCGACCAGAGTGCCGACGCATACGACCGCTTCGAGGAGCGGCACCATCTTTTCGAAACGCTGACGAGACGGCAACTCGAACTGATCGAGCCGTCGAGGCCGGAGAGAACCCTCGATGTCGGCTGCGGAACGGGAATCTCCACGTTGGCCCTCCATCAGGCCATGGCCGGGAGGTCGCCGAACATCTACGCGATCGACATCAGCGAACGGATGCTCCTGCGGGCGAGGGAACGATGCAAGTCCTTGCCGGGGGTCTATTTCATCCGGGGAGACGCGGAAAAGCTTTCGGCGTATTTCAACGAGTCGTTCGACGCGATTTTCTACACGGCCTCGATTTTCCTCCTGCCCGGATTCGCCGAATCGCTGCGGCAGGCGAGCCACCTCCTTGTCCCGGGCGGGGTGCTGTCGATCAGCTACTACGCGGGCCTGTTCAACAAAAAAGGGGACGACGCCATACGGAAGGCGTTCCCCGATCGGAAATACCAGTATGGCGCGGTCCCGATCGGGGAACTCGTTTCGTGCCTGGAATCGTTGCCGAGGACGCGGACCACGCGAGTCGATTTCCGTTTCGAGGTCAGCCGGGATTTCCTGTTCGACTTCCTTTCGATCCCGGCGCAATCTTCCGGGCTTTTTCCGAAAATCCCGTACCTCGAACGGATTCCGAAAGTCCGCGAATTGTGCGATCTCCTGGTGAAGAGGGTGGACCCGGTTTTTATGGGGTGGGAGTTCCTGATCTCGCGAAAACGGTAATTTTTCTTTTCTCGCCTCTATTTGACATAATATACATTACCGGACGTAATGTACCCGGCAAGGCCGTTGTTCAGGCATGCCACATCCTCTCCGTGAAATCCGGTCCGGGAAGCTCGGCGGAAAACGTTCCGTAGATCGGCCACCGCTCCCCAAACGATCCCGGAATCCGGATCGTCACGAAGAACTCGAGTCGTTCATCGCGCCCGCAATCGAGCGACTCGAAAGGAATCGCCAGCTCCAGGACCTTTCCGAAGGCGGCGCGGACGTTCCCGGGCTCCTTTGACGTGACTTGCTCGGACGGCGTTTCCCCCCCGGATTCCTCGATTTTCACGAAGGAACAGGTGAAACGGCCGCTGATCGGATCCAGGATGGAATTGAACTTTACGAATTTCTTCTGGAACAGGATCTCAAGTTCGATCTCATGGACATTTTCAACGGCCACCTTGTCCAGGTCGAAGCGAAAAAAGATCTCATCGACGCTGAACCCATAGTAAAAACAGGATAAGATGATGTGTCCGGCACGATGCATCGTACCGAATCCGGGGGCCGGAACGACCTTTCTTGATGAATTCCATTCAAAATACGATGTCACCACTCCGTCGATCCTGGGTTGAATGTAGGATCCTGGAGCGGGAATCATATTCTTTTCCTGGACAATCTTCTCTGTTTTTATTATCGGAATATCTATTGAATCCGGCGGGGTAACACCCATTGCCTTATACGCGGCTTTTATATTGTGGCGGAACAGGCGGTCGAATTCCGGGCCGTGGGGCGTGTAATGGTCGTCACCGTACCACCAGCACCAGTCGGAGCCTTCGGCGACCATGAGGTAGTCACGCGCCTTTTGCAGATCGGAAGGTTCTTCTTCCCCTGCCTTCGTAAATGGACTTATTTTCGATTCCAGGAGGGTGCGAGCCCGGGAGAGCATTTCCCAGGCGGCGTGGTCTTCCGGGTGGCCGATCCAGATATGGAAGGTCCCGTCGATCCACGATCCCGTGGGAATGGAGGGAAGTTCCCGGACCTCCTTGATCTCCTCGAGGGCATCAGAGAATGTGATGAATTCGATATTCGGTCTTAACTGTTCCAGTTTACTTAATAATATATTCAGAAAAGCGACACCTGAATCGGGGAAATATTCCCAGGCGTTCTCGCCGTCCAGGATGATCGGTATGACATACTCGTTTTCGGAAGTACCTGATGTACCGGATGACAATCGATCATGTATTCCCTTGATATTATGTATAAAATTGTTTGCGGCATCGTTCGCATCCCAACGGGAATATTCGAAGCCGATCAGATCGGACAGATGGTGGTCCCGGAAAAATATCGGGATCGATCCGTTCTTTGTCACCGCCGCGTAGGGGCGATACAACCAGTCCGGTTCGATCGGTATCCCTTCCGGATCCCTCTTGACAGGTTTTCCGAACGCCCGCGCAAGGAGAATTTCGTCCGTCGCCGCCCAGCGGAAACTGGTTCCGGCGGCCATCTCGAGAGCTGCCGGGCTGATCGATCCTTCCGAGGGCCATAACCCGGCGGGATTCGATCCGAAGAGATCATGAAACACTCCCCTCCCCCGCTCGAGCTGGATTTTGGCGTCCGCCGGCCAGGAAAATGGAAGACCGGGAAGCGCAGCCCCCGGGAGGGCGTCGAGCGCGGATTGGTTGTCGATCAGGAGCGGCAAG belongs to Deltaproteobacteria bacterium and includes:
- a CDS encoding class I SAM-dependent methyltransferase; translation: MGVEREFDQRFKTAVEKNFDQSADAYDRFEERHHLFETLTRRQLELIEPSRPERTLDVGCGTGISTLALHQAMAGRSPNIYAIDISERMLLRARERCKSLPGVYFIRGDAEKLSAYFNESFDAIFYTASIFLLPGFAESLRQASHLLVPGGVLSISYYAGLFNKKGDDAIRKAFPDRKYQYGAVPIGELVSCLESLPRTRTTRVDFRFEVSRDFLFDFLSIPAQSSGLFPKIPYLERIPKVRELCDLLVKRVDPVFMGWEFLISRKR
- a CDS encoding glycoside hydrolase family 57 protein → MHQPYYKDPETGSYILPWVRLHAIKDYAALPVIFRGHPGVRHTVNLVPSLLVQVRDYVENGAEDVFLSVSRKNALDLTKEENEFLLRNFFSAYAPTMILPQPRYADLFRGHEAALRSLGKKNGGAGGYGASEYTDLATLFNLTWFHPLFRDEDPELSRLWRKGSGFTEREKHYVLDHQIEVMGRVIDEYRKLSLEDGGELSSSPMYHPILPLLIDNQSALDALPGAALPGLPFSWPADAKIQLERGRGVFHDLFGSNPAGLWPSEGSISPAALEMAAGTSFRWAATDEILLARAFGKPVKRDPEGIPIEPDWLYRPYAAVTKNGSIPIFFRDHHLSDLIGFEYSRWDANDAANNFIHNIKGIHDRLSSGTSGTSENEYVIPIILDGENAWEYFPDSGVAFLNILLSKLEQLRPNIEFITFSDALEEIKEVRELPSIPTGSWIDGTFHIWIGHPEDHAAWEMLSRARTLLESKISPFTKAGEEEPSDLQKARDYLMVAEGSDWCWWYGDDHYTPHGPEFDRLFRHNIKAAYKAMGVTPPDSIDIPIIKTEKIVQEKNMIPAPGSYIQPRIDGVVTSYFEWNSSRKVVPAPGFGTMHRAGHIILSCFYYGFSVDEIFFRFDLDKVAVENVHEIELEILFQKKFVKFNSILDPISGRFTCSFVKIEESGGETPSEQVTSKEPGNVRAAFGKVLELAIPFESLDCGRDERLEFFVTIRIPGSFGERWPIYGTFSAELPGPDFTERMWHA